From Ascochyta rabiei chromosome 12, complete sequence, the proteins below share one genomic window:
- a CDS encoding Bud site selection protein 6, with product MQMLAHSPGLATHLASSPPPHSFHSTIRAVAPTETPTHPVEPRTATPLSIDSPASTLGRRTQKSASLSLRARDANPSSQRSTPARHARGNTAPADLPHTPELARYRNGGAESALSFTPSVRGKQLATWFSALLGR from the coding sequence ATGCAGATGCTCGCGCACTCCCCCGGTCTCGCAACCCACCTAGCATCCAGTCCCCCGCCGCACTCCTTCCACTCCACCATCAGAGCTGTCGCACCCACCGAGACCCCCACCCACCCCGTGGAACCGCGCACCGCCACACCACTCAGCATCGACTCCCCTGCCTCGACCCTCGGCCGCCGCACGCAGAAATCAGCCTCCCTGAGCCTGCGCGCGAGGGATGCGAATCCTTCGAGCCAGCGATCCACGCCCGCACGGCACGCGAGGGGAAACACCGCGCCGGCCGACTTGCCGCACACCCCAGAACTAGCGAGATACAGAAACGGAGGTGCAGAGAGTGCGTTGAGCTTCACACCTAGCGTGCGCGGCAAGCAGCTCGCCACCTGGTTTTCCGCGCTCTTGGGGCGCTGA